A region of Rhizorhabdus wittichii RW1 DNA encodes the following proteins:
- a CDS encoding short-chain dehydrogenase/reductase SDR (PFAM: short-chain dehydrogenase/reductase SDR), with protein MMAGFLDERAGLGGKVAAVVGGGFGIGAAISTALAEAGVDLAICDIDAAAMEETAQAARALGRTVTTCHADATDEAALDAYYDRLAKDFGRLDILVNVAGGTRRRAFMEASRAAIADDIQRNYGYVVQSVQRAVPLIRRSGDGGSIVSFTTIEAHRGAAGFSVYAGAKAATTNFTRAMAVELGKEKIRLNCIAPDTTPSRGNINGLPPEYGEAFMRLPDAVKPQGMAMYIPRGEQPPPEALADAVLFLASDLARFVSGTTLHVDGGTMAAAGFLDWPFGDGFVPVPLAGTLERMYRDGDG; from the coding sequence ATGATGGCGGGTTTCCTCGACGAACGCGCGGGGCTCGGCGGCAAGGTCGCGGCGGTGGTCGGCGGCGGCTTCGGGATCGGCGCGGCGATATCGACGGCGCTGGCCGAGGCCGGGGTCGACCTGGCGATCTGCGACATCGACGCGGCGGCGATGGAGGAGACCGCGCAGGCGGCCCGCGCGCTCGGCCGCACCGTCACGACCTGCCACGCCGACGCGACCGACGAGGCCGCGCTCGACGCCTATTATGACCGACTCGCCAAGGATTTCGGCCGCCTCGACATCCTCGTCAACGTCGCGGGCGGGACCCGGCGGCGCGCCTTCATGGAGGCGAGCCGCGCCGCCATCGCCGACGATATCCAGCGCAACTACGGCTATGTCGTCCAGTCGGTGCAGCGCGCGGTGCCGCTGATCCGCCGTTCGGGCGACGGCGGCAGCATCGTCAGCTTCACCACGATCGAGGCGCATCGCGGCGCGGCGGGCTTCTCGGTCTATGCCGGGGCCAAGGCGGCGACCACCAACTTCACCCGCGCCATGGCGGTCGAGCTGGGCAAGGAGAAGATCCGGCTCAACTGCATCGCGCCCGACACCACCCCGAGCCGGGGCAATATCAACGGCCTGCCGCCCGAATATGGCGAGGCGTTTATGCGCCTGCCCGATGCGGTGAAGCCGCAGGGCATGGCGATGTACATCCCGCGCGGCGAGCAGCCGCCGCCCGAGGCGCTGGCCGACGCGGTGCTGTTCCTGGCGTCCGACCTCGCCCGCTTCGTCTCGGGCACGACACTGCATGTCGACGGCGGCACGATGGCGGCGGCCGGCTTCCTCGACTGGCCGTTCGGCGACGGCTTCGTGCCGGTGCCGCTCGCGGGGACACTCGAACGCATGTACCGTGACGGCGATGGCTGA
- a CDS encoding metal-dependent hydrolase-like protein, whose amino-acid sequence MKARIPKIDYSQVRPHWAPNREFAHNVNASSTIPVFVEPWLIKVMNKAKAALPAGETRLHAVIDIFIAQEAQHYRQHAGFNRRIREAYPEIVEHERRIEREYQEMLDHRSLKYCLAYSEGFEALGSLGAVMWFDKYRPYLEGADYEAVALWKWHMAEEYEHREVCFQLFRALYARSLWGRFWNGWLYRCYGFVRTVRHLGAYTNRVAQALIDADRRSMTPEEVERSRASVKQFQAHMRSTAGAEILKVFSPFYNPARRPEPRGMAAYLERFEKGGDMGRAAA is encoded by the coding sequence ATGAAAGCCCGTATCCCCAAGATCGATTACTCGCAGGTCCGCCCGCATTGGGCGCCGAACCGCGAGTTCGCGCACAACGTCAACGCCTCCTCGACCATCCCGGTGTTCGTCGAGCCCTGGCTGATCAAGGTGATGAACAAGGCCAAGGCGGCGCTGCCCGCCGGCGAGACCCGGCTCCACGCGGTGATCGACATCTTCATCGCGCAGGAGGCGCAGCATTATCGCCAGCATGCCGGCTTCAACCGCCGCATCCGGGAGGCCTATCCCGAGATCGTCGAGCATGAACGGCGCATCGAGCGCGAATATCAGGAGATGCTCGACCATCGCTCGCTGAAATATTGCCTCGCCTATTCGGAAGGGTTCGAGGCGCTGGGCTCGCTCGGCGCGGTGATGTGGTTCGACAAATATCGGCCCTATCTGGAGGGCGCGGACTATGAGGCGGTCGCGCTGTGGAAATGGCACATGGCCGAGGAATATGAGCATCGCGAGGTCTGCTTCCAGCTGTTCCGCGCGCTCTATGCCCGCAGCCTGTGGGGCCGTTTCTGGAACGGCTGGCTCTACCGCTGCTACGGCTTCGTCCGCACCGTCCGTCATCTCGGCGCCTACACCAACCGCGTCGCCCAGGCGCTGATCGATGCCGATCGCCGGTCGATGACGCCCGAGGAGGTCGAGCGATCCAGGGCGAGCGTCAAGCAGTTCCAGGCGCATATGCGCAGCACCGCGGGCGCCGAGATCCTCAAGGTCTTCTCGCCCTTCTACAACCCCGCCCGCCGGCCAGAGCCGCGCGGCATGGCCGCCTATCTGGAGCGGTTCGAGAAGGGCGGCGACATGGGCCGCGCGGCGGCCTGA
- a CDS encoding transcriptional regulator (PFAM: regulatory protein, LysR; LysR, substrate-binding), with product MDRLTAMEAFVAVAELGSFSRAAARMRMSAAMMTLHVARLEEHLGVRLFNRTTRRVDLTEDGRELLDHARAALHAYVQAENALKPGSGLSGRVRIDAPASIGHGFVVPALEHFHRLHPGIVVDLSLGDRGTVFRADGFDILLRVGEAPLAGWITVPLGATRLCCLAAPDYLDRHGTPETPEDLNEHRCILYASVEGPGGNPWSLVRNGRRVRIRPPAAFTFNDGAAIMAMTAAGLGIAQNLEMLAHDALQSGTLLRVLEDWTTPTLPVVLMSAKDRYALPYVRAAMDFLAERIDWRL from the coding sequence ATGGATCGGCTGACGGCGATGGAGGCCTTCGTGGCGGTGGCGGAGCTGGGCTCCTTCTCGCGCGCGGCGGCGCGGATGCGGATGTCGGCGGCGATGATGACGCTCCATGTCGCGCGGCTGGAGGAGCATCTCGGCGTGCGCCTGTTCAACCGCACCACCCGCCGCGTCGACCTGACCGAGGACGGCCGCGAGCTGCTCGACCATGCCCGCGCGGCGCTCCATGCCTATGTCCAGGCGGAGAATGCGCTGAAGCCCGGCAGCGGTTTGTCCGGCCGGGTGAGGATCGACGCGCCGGCCTCGATCGGCCATGGCTTCGTCGTCCCCGCGCTCGAGCATTTCCACCGGCTCCACCCCGGCATCGTCGTCGATCTGAGCCTCGGCGATCGCGGCACCGTGTTCCGCGCCGACGGCTTCGACATATTGCTGAGGGTGGGGGAGGCGCCGCTCGCGGGCTGGATCACCGTGCCGCTCGGCGCCACCCGGCTCTGCTGCCTCGCCGCGCCCGACTATCTCGACCGCCACGGCACGCCCGAGACGCCCGAGGACCTCAACGAGCATCGCTGCATTCTCTATGCGAGCGTCGAGGGGCCGGGCGGCAATCCGTGGAGCTTGGTCCGCAACGGCCGGCGGGTGCGCATCCGCCCGCCCGCCGCCTTCACCTTCAACGACGGCGCCGCGATCATGGCGATGACCGCCGCGGGCCTCGGCATCGCCCAGAATCTGGAGATGCTGGCGCATGACGCGCTGCAATCGGGGACGCTGCTGCGGGTGCTGGAGGACTGGACGACGCCGACCCTGCCGGTGGTGCTGATGAGCGCCAAGGACCGCTACGCGCTGCCCTATGTGCGCGCGGCGATGGATTTCCTGGCGGAGCGGATCGACTGGCGGCTTTAG
- a CDS encoding AMP-dependent synthetase and ligase (PFAM: AMP-dependent synthetase and ligase), with protein sequence MAEPVDPAEWIDPASGRPVAGAPLGMLLSAQAAATPDRPAFTLGESSLSFAAFERRANRRARHLIDRGIAAGDRVMLAMANRPDYLECAFALWKIGATPCPVSERLAPAEFAEIVALADPRAVIGLPGLPVDADRLYAIDDPLPDGIDDGSLPPAVATPGKIANSGGSTGRPKLIVDPLPSVWGPDKEGCRRGPRLTLLNPGPLYHSAPFNTTTMALAQGSHIVCLDRFDPHRWLDAVERHGVDYAYMVPTMMARIARLPAAETEGRDLSTIRTLLHMAAPCPAEVKRWWIDRIGAERVWEVYGGTERIGVTTIGGAEWLDHPGTVGKASPGQQILITDEDGAPLPTGTIGEIHFRKTGGTASGYAYIGAAGRAKGDIDSFGDMGWLDEAGYLHIADRRTDMVLVGGINIYPAEIEAAIEALPGVRGCAVIGLPDADMGNRLHAIVEVAAPGDVPEDADAFLAALADRLPGLKRPRSAEFTCRPIRDEAGKVRRSALREERLSPRGA encoded by the coding sequence ATGGCTGAGCCGGTCGACCCCGCCGAGTGGATCGACCCCGCCAGCGGCCGGCCCGTCGCCGGCGCGCCGCTCGGCATGCTGCTCAGCGCCCAGGCCGCCGCGACGCCCGACCGGCCGGCCTTCACCCTGGGCGAGAGCAGCCTTAGCTTCGCGGCGTTCGAGCGGCGCGCCAACCGGCGCGCGCGGCACCTGATCGACCGGGGCATCGCCGCGGGCGACCGCGTGATGCTGGCGATGGCCAACCGCCCCGACTATCTGGAATGCGCCTTCGCGCTGTGGAAGATCGGCGCGACGCCCTGCCCCGTTTCCGAACGGCTGGCCCCGGCCGAGTTCGCCGAGATCGTCGCGCTCGCCGATCCCCGCGCGGTGATCGGATTGCCGGGCCTGCCGGTCGACGCGGACCGGCTCTACGCCATCGACGATCCGCTGCCCGACGGCATCGACGACGGCTCCTTGCCGCCTGCCGTCGCCACGCCCGGCAAGATCGCCAACAGCGGCGGCAGCACCGGCCGGCCCAAGCTGATCGTCGATCCGCTGCCCTCGGTCTGGGGCCCCGACAAGGAGGGATGCCGGCGCGGGCCGCGGCTGACGCTGCTCAACCCCGGCCCGCTCTATCATTCGGCGCCGTTCAACACGACGACGATGGCGCTGGCGCAGGGCAGCCACATCGTCTGCCTCGATCGCTTCGATCCGCATCGCTGGCTCGACGCCGTCGAACGGCACGGGGTCGACTATGCCTATATGGTGCCGACGATGATGGCCCGGATCGCGCGCCTGCCCGCCGCCGAGACCGAGGGCCGCGACCTGTCGACGATCCGCACCCTGCTCCACATGGCCGCGCCCTGCCCGGCCGAGGTCAAGCGCTGGTGGATCGACCGGATCGGCGCGGAGCGGGTCTGGGAGGTCTATGGCGGCACCGAGCGGATCGGCGTCACCACGATCGGCGGCGCCGAATGGCTCGATCATCCCGGCACGGTCGGCAAGGCGAGCCCCGGCCAGCAGATACTGATCACCGACGAGGACGGTGCGCCGCTGCCGACCGGGACGATCGGCGAGATCCACTTCCGCAAGACCGGCGGCACCGCCTCCGGCTACGCCTATATCGGCGCGGCGGGCCGGGCGAAGGGCGACATCGACAGCTTCGGCGACATGGGCTGGCTCGACGAGGCCGGCTATCTCCACATCGCCGACCGCCGCACCGACATGGTGCTGGTCGGCGGCATCAACATCTATCCGGCCGAGATCGAGGCGGCGATCGAGGCGCTGCCCGGCGTGCGCGGCTGCGCGGTGATCGGCCTGCCCGACGCCGACATGGGCAACCGGCTGCACGCCATCGTCGAGGTCGCGGCACCGGGCGACGTCCCCGAGGACGCCGACGCCTTCCTCGCCGCGCTCGCCGACCGGCTGCCGGGGCTGAAGCGGCCGCGCTCGGCCGAGTTCACCTGCCGCCCGATCCGCGACGAGGCCGGCAAGGTGCGACGCTCGGCTCTGCGCGAGGAACGGTTAAGCCCGCGCGGCGCCTGA
- a CDS encoding Epoxide hydrolase domain protein (PFAM: alpha/beta hydrolase fold; Epoxide hydrolase domain protein), with amino-acid sequence MVTPLRIDVPQAKLDRIAARLALSEVGYAPEDDADWRYGTDARWLAGLLDHWRTRYDWRRCEAALNRLPHFRTRIDGIDIHFIHVRGAGPARPFPLLLTHGWPGSVLEFLGVIEPLAAMGFDLVIPSLPGYGFSSRPPRPIGPAGVARLWRRLMTEALGYPRFGAQGGDWGSAVTAALGAGHGDVVSAIHLNLFMAPPATDGDDAETAAYRQKLSAIQLRESAYMMEHATKPQTIGLALADTPLGFAAWVCEKFHGWGDTGGDIESRFPKDWLLDNIMTYLVNDAVQSAIWMYHTIFTEARPGERIEVPTGLALYPAEFMPYPPRSAAERAFNVADWQEMRAGGHFAALEEPAAFADNVGRFFAQISQG; translated from the coding sequence ATGGTCACCCCCCTCCGCATCGACGTCCCCCAGGCGAAGCTCGACCGGATCGCCGCCCGGCTCGCCCTGTCCGAGGTCGGCTACGCGCCCGAGGACGATGCCGACTGGCGCTACGGCACCGACGCGCGCTGGCTGGCGGGGCTGCTCGACCATTGGCGCACCCGCTACGACTGGCGCCGCTGCGAGGCCGCGCTCAACCGGTTGCCGCATTTCCGCACGCGGATCGACGGGATCGACATCCATTTCATCCATGTGCGCGGCGCCGGCCCCGCCCGCCCCTTCCCGCTGCTGCTGACCCATGGCTGGCCGGGATCGGTGCTCGAATTCCTCGGCGTGATCGAGCCGCTGGCGGCGATGGGGTTCGACCTCGTCATCCCGTCGCTGCCCGGCTACGGCTTCTCGTCCCGCCCGCCCCGGCCGATCGGCCCCGCCGGCGTCGCCCGGCTGTGGCGCAGGCTGATGACCGAGGCGCTCGGCTATCCCCGCTTCGGCGCGCAGGGCGGCGACTGGGGATCGGCGGTGACCGCCGCGCTCGGCGCCGGGCATGGCGACGTGGTGAGCGCGATCCACCTCAACCTGTTCATGGCGCCGCCCGCGACCGACGGCGACGATGCCGAGACGGCGGCCTATCGGCAGAAGCTGTCGGCGATCCAACTGCGCGAATCCGCCTATATGATGGAACATGCCACCAAGCCGCAGACGATCGGCCTGGCGCTGGCCGACACGCCGCTCGGCTTCGCCGCCTGGGTCTGCGAGAAATTCCACGGCTGGGGCGACACCGGCGGCGACATCGAGAGCCGCTTCCCGAAGGACTGGCTGCTCGACAACATCATGACCTATCTGGTCAACGACGCGGTCCAGTCGGCGATCTGGATGTACCATACGATCTTCACCGAGGCGCGGCCGGGCGAGCGGATCGAGGTGCCGACCGGCCTCGCCCTCTACCCCGCCGAGTTCATGCCCTATCCGCCGCGCAGCGCGGCCGAACGCGCCTTCAATGTCGCAGACTGGCAGGAGATGAGGGCCGGCGGCCATTTCGCCGCGCTGGAGGAACCGGCGGCCTTCGCCGACAATGTCGGGCGCTTCTTCGCGCAGATATCACAGGGCTGA
- a CDS encoding transcriptional regulator, MarR family (PFAM: regulatory protein, MarR): protein MPKKPIEELEAGRDYYARLLPELDVEYFATMWHLSTVGHLVATDLDRIARKLGYSFADVHLLGSLGRDRRRALRATDLTSILYVSNAVLSTRVARLERDGLLVRERCGDDKRAFELHLTDKGRALIKDAISLIASEAKIVQLFRRLAAMDREALSRILGEMHEQLDRDFVGVPHGDD from the coding sequence ATGCCCAAGAAACCGATCGAGGAGCTGGAAGCCGGCCGCGACTATTATGCGCGGCTGCTGCCCGAGCTCGACGTCGAATATTTCGCGACGATGTGGCACCTGTCGACGGTCGGCCATCTCGTCGCGACCGACCTCGACCGGATCGCGCGAAAGCTGGGCTACAGCTTCGCCGACGTCCATCTGCTCGGCAGCCTCGGCCGCGACCGCCGCCGCGCGTTGCGGGCGACCGATCTCACCTCGATCCTCTATGTCTCGAACGCCGTGCTGTCGACGCGGGTCGCCCGGCTGGAGAGGGACGGCCTGCTGGTCCGCGAACGGTGCGGCGACGACAAGCGCGCTTTCGAGCTGCACCTGACCGACAAGGGCCGCGCCCTCATCAAGGATGCGATATCGCTGATCGCCAGCGAGGCGAAGATCGTCCAGCTCTTCCGCCGCCTGGCGGCTATGGATCGCGAGGCGTTGAGCCGGATTCTCGGCGAGATGCACGAGCAGCTCGACCGCGACTTCGTGGGCGTGCCCCACGGCGATGATTAG
- a CDS encoding Amidohydrolase 3 (PFAM: amidohydrolase; D-aminoacylase domain protein; Amidohydrolase 3) → MAEFDIVVRGGSLYDGTGGEPFTADVAVKDGRIVAVGTVEGKGAEEIDARGRIVTPGFVDVHTHYDGQITWENRLAPSSDHGVTTVVMGNCGVGFAPVKPGDHHLMIKLMEGVEDIPEVVMAEGVPFDWESFPDYLDALDKRESDIDFAAQLPHSPLRVYVMGERGAHLEPPTEQDLAEMRRLTAEAIEAGALGVTTSRSYAHRFRTGELAPSVPTEDQEVLALAAGLRDAGKGVFQMVPSYDVTARQRFDLLRDIAKTSGRPVSFTFMQTPQTPGDWRETLADLEQANAEGLEIRGQVIPRPTGGLLGLELSLHPFALNPSFREIEHLPLDQKVARMRDPDFRKRLISESPEDPQPFFKFIVSDLDALFVLGDPPNYNPSAEDSIAAKARAQGIDPKELIYDALLERDGHEVLYRPMGNAEGEKFESSGRHLVKHPYTVPALGDGGAHYSMICDAAYTTYFLTYWVRDADPDRRIELPYAIRKLAYEPARTVGLDDRGLIKPGYKADLNVIDMDRLHLHAPHASYDLPTGGRRLSQRADGYEATIVSGVVTYRNGEPTGALPGRLVRGGRSAPVAA, encoded by the coding sequence ATGGCTGAGTTCGATATCGTCGTCCGCGGCGGATCGCTGTACGACGGCACCGGCGGCGAACCTTTCACCGCCGACGTCGCGGTCAAGGACGGGCGGATCGTCGCGGTCGGCACCGTCGAAGGCAAGGGCGCCGAGGAGATCGACGCGCGCGGGCGGATCGTCACCCCCGGCTTCGTCGACGTCCACACCCATTATGACGGGCAGATCACCTGGGAGAACCGGCTGGCGCCCTCGTCCGACCATGGCGTGACCACGGTGGTGATGGGCAATTGCGGCGTCGGCTTCGCTCCGGTGAAGCCGGGCGACCATCATCTGATGATCAAGCTGATGGAAGGCGTCGAGGACATCCCCGAGGTGGTGATGGCCGAGGGCGTGCCGTTCGACTGGGAGAGCTTTCCCGACTATCTCGACGCGCTCGACAAGCGCGAGAGCGACATCGACTTCGCCGCGCAGCTCCCCCACTCGCCGCTGCGCGTCTACGTCATGGGCGAGCGCGGCGCGCATCTGGAGCCGCCGACCGAGCAGGATTTGGCCGAGATGCGGCGGCTGACCGCCGAGGCGATCGAGGCCGGCGCGCTGGGCGTCACCACCTCGCGCAGCTACGCCCATCGTTTCCGCACCGGCGAGCTGGCGCCGTCGGTGCCGACCGAGGACCAGGAGGTGCTGGCGCTCGCCGCAGGTCTCCGCGACGCCGGCAAGGGCGTGTTCCAGATGGTGCCGAGCTACGACGTCACCGCGCGCCAGCGCTTCGACCTGCTGCGCGACATCGCCAAGACTTCGGGGCGGCCGGTCTCCTTCACCTTCATGCAGACCCCGCAGACGCCGGGCGACTGGCGCGAGACGCTGGCCGACCTGGAGCAGGCCAACGCCGAAGGGCTGGAAATTCGCGGGCAGGTGATCCCGCGCCCGACCGGCGGCCTGCTCGGGCTGGAGCTGTCGCTCCATCCCTTCGCGCTCAACCCCAGCTTCCGCGAGATCGAGCATCTGCCGCTCGACCAGAAGGTCGCGCGGATGCGCGACCCCGACTTCCGCAAGCGGCTGATCTCGGAATCGCCCGAGGACCCGCAGCCCTTCTTCAAGTTCATCGTGTCCGACCTCGACGCCCTGTTCGTGCTGGGCGATCCGCCCAACTACAACCCGAGCGCCGAGGACAGCATCGCCGCCAAGGCGCGCGCCCAAGGGATCGACCCCAAGGAGCTGATCTACGACGCGCTGCTCGAACGCGACGGCCATGAAGTGCTCTACCGGCCAATGGGCAATGCCGAGGGCGAGAAGTTCGAAAGCTCGGGCCGCCACCTCGTCAAGCATCCCTATACGGTACCCGCGCTCGGCGACGGCGGTGCGCATTACAGCATGATCTGCGACGCGGCCTACACCACCTATTTCCTGACCTACTGGGTCCGCGACGCCGATCCCGACCGCCGCATCGAGCTGCCCTATGCGATCCGCAAGCTCGCCTATGAACCGGCGCGGACGGTGGGCCTCGACGATCGCGGGCTGATCAAGCCAGGCTACAAGGCCGACCTCAACGTGATCGACATGGACCGGCTGCACCTCCACGCGCCGCATGCAAGCTACGACCTGCCGACCGGCGGGCGGCGGCTGTCGCAGCGCGCCGACGGCTATGAGGCGACGATCGTCAGCGGCGTCGTCACCTATCGCAACGGCGAGCCGACCGGCGCGCTGCCCGGCCGGCTCGTTCGCGGCGGCCGCTCCGCCCCCGTCGCCGCCTGA
- a CDS encoding cytochrome P450 (PFAM: cytochrome P450): protein MTGAAQARPRDEAVERELKTGADHAFDPLDPETVRNPGPAYSELAAKCPFYHYQGDEYQFYITSDYKEIRDKVLSDNPVWSFKWGDGPIDWAEFSDFGILTDPPFHLEYIAALRKGMTPSRMKFYQPEVEAIAEELVAGLEARADKSGNFHDLFALPLPARTMCFMLGADQAMYADYKRWADELQSLLFNDKNPAAEQSLIAEIMPHFMGLIEERKALLRDAGIDDPTHEHWGTVLPFDYISLGLVSRVEGRRFNDQELFQICTAFLTGGQETTTSLLTNVVWRLLEKPELWEQLKAHPELVENAIEESLRFDPPINSHFRTSLCPVTMHGAELPERSKLMFSMMGANRDPAIFEDPDTFRIDRPLNQVKRHLSFGYGVHFCLGAPIARLEAQIGLRKLVERLPNLRLTGETERIDSWMYWGRRRLPVAWG, encoded by the coding sequence ATGACGGGTGCGGCGCAGGCCAGGCCACGCGACGAAGCGGTTGAACGGGAGCTCAAGACCGGGGCGGATCACGCCTTCGATCCGCTCGATCCGGAGACGGTGCGCAATCCCGGCCCGGCCTATTCCGAGCTCGCCGCCAAATGCCCCTTCTACCATTATCAGGGCGACGAATATCAGTTCTACATCACCAGCGATTACAAGGAGATCCGGGACAAGGTCCTCTCCGACAATCCGGTGTGGTCGTTCAAATGGGGCGACGGGCCGATCGACTGGGCCGAGTTCAGCGACTTCGGCATCCTGACCGACCCGCCCTTCCACCTCGAATATATCGCCGCGCTGCGCAAGGGCATGACCCCGTCGCGGATGAAGTTCTACCAGCCCGAGGTCGAGGCGATCGCCGAGGAACTGGTCGCCGGCCTCGAGGCGCGCGCCGACAAGAGCGGCAATTTCCACGACCTGTTCGCCCTGCCGCTGCCGGCGCGCACCATGTGCTTCATGCTCGGCGCCGACCAGGCGATGTACGCCGACTACAAGCGCTGGGCCGACGAGCTGCAGTCGCTGCTGTTCAACGACAAGAACCCCGCCGCCGAACAGTCGCTGATCGCCGAGATCATGCCGCACTTCATGGGGCTGATCGAGGAGCGCAAGGCGCTGCTGCGCGACGCCGGCATCGACGACCCGACCCATGAGCATTGGGGCACGGTGCTGCCGTTCGACTATATCTCGCTGGGCCTGGTCAGCCGGGTCGAGGGGCGGCGCTTCAACGATCAGGAGCTGTTCCAGATCTGCACCGCCTTCCTGACCGGCGGCCAGGAGACCACCACCAGCCTGCTGACCAATGTGGTGTGGCGGCTGCTGGAGAAGCCCGAGCTGTGGGAGCAGCTCAAGGCCCATCCCGAACTGGTCGAGAATGCGATCGAGGAGAGCCTGCGCTTCGATCCGCCGATCAACTCGCATTTCCGCACCAGCCTGTGCCCGGTGACGATGCACGGCGCCGAGCTGCCCGAACGCAGCAAGCTGATGTTCTCGATGATGGGCGCCAATCGCGACCCCGCCATCTTCGAGGACCCGGACACGTTCCGAATCGATCGCCCGCTCAACCAGGTGAAGCGCCACCTCTCCTTCGGCTATGGCGTCCATTTCTGCCTGGGCGCGCCGATCGCCCGGCTGGAGGCGCAGATCGGCCTGCGCAAGCTGGTCGAGCGGCTGCCGAACCTGCGCCTGACCGGCGAGACCGAGCGGATCGACAGCTGGATGTACTGGGGCCGCCGCCGGCTCCCGGTCGCCTGGGGCTGA
- a CDS encoding cytochrome P450 (PFAM: cytochrome P450), producing the protein MQDVMERALAPRPDHVPADLVRDFDLYDIPGAAEDIQAAYRAIQQASPDIFWTPHNGGHWVATRGEDIIEMQRDYSRFSHRRIVLPPMPDAPRQIPLEMDPPEHARYRRPLMQALMPSIVAELEAKVRQVAIDAVERLLPRGECEFVEDFAKVLPIHVFLALVELPLDDKAYLLTLAEDSVRGRDAETRGRSQQLMGAYLLPWIRARRETPGNDLLSKLVNVDIGGERISEAEATSYATLVLFGGLDTVAGMIAFIARFLAQNPGQRRQLVERLDDDAFVRNAIEEMVRRHGLANTARVIASDFDYKGVSFRAGDRILPANLFVGVDDRLNPDPLVVDFSREKPVHAAFGNGAHACPGAVLARREIRIFLQEWLSRIPDFRIRPGTSPVLATGMVNGVLRLELVWP; encoded by the coding sequence ATGCAGGACGTGATGGAAAGAGCGCTCGCCCCCCGGCCGGACCATGTCCCCGCCGATCTGGTCCGCGATTTCGACCTCTACGACATCCCCGGCGCCGCCGAGGACATCCAGGCGGCCTATCGCGCCATCCAGCAGGCGTCGCCCGACATCTTCTGGACCCCTCACAATGGCGGCCACTGGGTCGCCACGCGCGGCGAGGACATCATCGAGATGCAGCGCGACTACAGCCGCTTCTCGCACCGGCGCATCGTGCTGCCGCCGATGCCCGACGCGCCGCGCCAGATCCCGCTGGAGATGGACCCGCCCGAGCATGCCCGCTACCGCCGCCCGCTGATGCAGGCGCTGATGCCGTCGATCGTCGCGGAACTGGAAGCGAAGGTGCGGCAGGTCGCCATCGATGCGGTCGAGCGGCTGCTGCCGCGCGGCGAATGCGAGTTCGTCGAGGATTTCGCCAAGGTCCTGCCGATCCACGTCTTCCTCGCGCTGGTCGAGCTGCCGCTCGACGACAAGGCCTATCTGCTCACCCTGGCCGAGGACTCCGTGCGCGGCCGCGATGCCGAGACGCGCGGCCGTTCGCAGCAGCTCATGGGCGCCTATCTGCTCCCCTGGATTCGCGCGCGCCGCGAGACGCCGGGCAACGACCTGCTCAGCAAGCTCGTCAACGTCGACATCGGCGGCGAGCGCATCTCCGAGGCCGAGGCGACCTCCTACGCCACCCTCGTCCTGTTCGGCGGGCTCGACACGGTGGCCGGCATGATCGCCTTCATCGCCCGCTTCCTGGCCCAGAATCCCGGGCAGCGCCGCCAGCTGGTCGAGCGGCTCGACGACGACGCCTTCGTCAGGAACGCGATCGAGGAAATGGTCCGCCGCCACGGCCTCGCCAACACCGCGCGCGTCATCGCCAGCGACTTCGATTATAAGGGCGTCAGCTTCCGCGCCGGCGACCGCATCCTGCCCGCCAACCTGTTCGTCGGCGTCGACGACCGGCTCAATCCCGACCCGCTGGTGGTCGACTTCTCCCGCGAGAAGCCGGTCCACGCCGCCTTCGGCAACGGCGCCCACGCCTGCCCCGGCGCAGTGCTCGCCCGGCGTGAAATCCGCATCTTCCTCCAGGAATGGCTGAGCCGCATCCCCGACTTCCGGATCAGGCCGGGCACCAGCCCGGTGCTGGCGACCGGGATGGTCAACGGCGTGCTGCGGCTGGAACTGGTCTGGCCCTGA